One part of the Dyadobacter sp. 676 genome encodes these proteins:
- a CDS encoding helix-turn-helix domain-containing protein: MYERKILPDLNCGLDLVGEALYGKWKMRLLWFISEGFRRPSELQRKIPGASRRVLNVQLKELEGHEMVRKVIYPVVPPRVEYYLTDFGETLIPLIAAIGQWGDQHQDRLRSLIAKGINAPAGPA; encoded by the coding sequence ATGTATGAAAGAAAAATATTGCCCGATTTAAATTGCGGGCTCGACCTGGTTGGAGAAGCGCTTTATGGCAAGTGGAAAATGCGGCTACTGTGGTTTATCAGCGAGGGCTTCCGGCGTCCAAGCGAACTGCAACGAAAGATCCCCGGTGCATCGAGGCGCGTGCTGAACGTTCAGTTGAAGGAGCTGGAAGGTCACGAAATGGTGAGAAAGGTTATTTACCCGGTAGTCCCGCCCAGGGTTGAATATTACCTGACGGATTTCGGCGAGACCCTGATACCGTTGATAGCGGCGATCGGGCAATGGGGCGACCAGCACCAGGACCGCCTGCGCTCGCTGATAGCGAAGGGCATTAACGCACCGGCGGGACCGGCGTGA
- a CDS encoding SDR family oxidoreductase yields MAFNFENELEGKIALVTGGSKGTGKAIAERLVSAGAVVIITARNKPEEEVTGTVFIAADLSEPEGAAKVADEVSRRFGRLDILVNNMGGSDTPGGGFAALTDQHWESTIQTNLLAPVRLDRGFLPGMLERGHGVIIHIASIQATLPLYDSTLPYAAAKAGLVNYSKGLSKEVSPKGVRVLTVSPGWIMTTAATRMMERLAESSGSSVEQATHGVMDALGGIPVGRPARPEDVAELVGFLVSPRAAYLTGTEYVIDGGTIPTI; encoded by the coding sequence ATGGCTTTCAATTTTGAAAATGAGTTGGAGGGTAAAATAGCCCTCGTGACCGGAGGCAGCAAAGGCACGGGCAAAGCCATTGCCGAACGATTGGTCAGCGCCGGTGCGGTGGTGATTATTACCGCAAGAAATAAGCCGGAAGAAGAGGTTACGGGTACAGTGTTTATTGCCGCTGATCTGAGTGAGCCAGAGGGCGCCGCAAAGGTCGCCGATGAGGTATCGCGAAGGTTCGGCAGGCTGGACATACTGGTCAACAACATGGGCGGCTCCGATACACCCGGAGGCGGTTTTGCGGCACTCACCGACCAGCATTGGGAGTCGACCATTCAAACCAACCTGCTGGCGCCGGTGCGATTGGACCGCGGCTTTTTGCCCGGCATGCTGGAACGCGGCCATGGGGTTATCATCCATATTGCCTCCATTCAGGCGACATTACCGCTTTACGATTCCACGCTGCCTTACGCGGCGGCCAAAGCCGGCCTCGTCAATTACAGCAAGGGGCTCTCCAAGGAGGTCTCGCCGAAAGGTGTACGGGTGCTCACCGTTTCGCCCGGCTGGATCATGACCACAGCGGCGACCCGAATGATGGAACGCCTCGCCGAAAGCTCCGGAAGCTCCGTCGAACAGGCTACGCATGGCGTAATGGACGCCCTCGGAGGCATTCCCGTCGGCCGACCTGCCCGACCGGAGGACGTGGCCGAGCTTGTTGGCTTCCTGGTTTCGCCGCGCGCCGCCTACCTCACGGGTACGGAATACGTGATAGACGGCGGCACGATTCCCACAATCTAG
- a CDS encoding polysaccharide deacetylase family protein: MTRKLLIRNLVLPYLILGGVTVQTAVSQHFKWPEGKKMAISLTFDDARGSQATAGVPLLNEYGVKGTFYLVPSAVKTQLEGWKKAVAAGHEMGNHSLHHPCSGNFVWSREKALETYTLDKMRTELTETNRQIRNLLGVTPVSYAYPCGHTFIGRGRGTRSFVPLISEMFVSGRGWLDEAPVDPSYCDFAQLTGMETDGKDFEQILPIIDAARKAGQWLVLAGHEMADSGPQTTRLTMLRKLCAYAKDPANGIWIAPVSEIAAYVKSVRDTINIPELVAPDGSGTLYLTAENGKGVGPRIEYMPRWKAFGWFTSADMVEWEIEVAKTGNYDVNLEWSVDDKEAGKAFVLEASGTSLRGQVEKSGGWERFKSKSVGKVRLDAGIQKIKFRPDKVFNNGALADLRKIVLTPVD, from the coding sequence ATGACACGCAAACTACTGATCCGAAACCTTGTTCTTCCCTACCTGATTTTGGGTGGGGTCACCGTACAAACGGCTGTTTCCCAACACTTCAAATGGCCCGAGGGAAAGAAGATGGCCATCAGTCTCACCTTCGACGATGCACGCGGCAGCCAGGCAACCGCCGGCGTTCCGCTGCTCAACGAGTATGGCGTCAAAGGAACGTTCTATCTTGTGCCGTCGGCTGTCAAAACGCAGCTGGAAGGCTGGAAAAAAGCAGTTGCAGCGGGGCACGAAATGGGCAACCATTCGCTGCACCACCCGTGCAGCGGCAACTTCGTCTGGTCGCGGGAAAAGGCGCTGGAAACCTACACCCTCGACAAAATGCGCACCGAGCTGACGGAGACCAACCGCCAGATCCGCAACCTGCTCGGCGTGACGCCCGTGTCATACGCATACCCGTGCGGGCATACCTTCATCGGTCGCGGACGCGGGACCCGGAGCTTCGTGCCGCTTATATCTGAAATGTTCGTCAGCGGCCGCGGCTGGCTCGACGAAGCTCCGGTAGACCCTTCGTATTGCGATTTCGCACAATTGACGGGTATGGAAACCGACGGCAAGGACTTCGAACAAATACTTCCGATCATCGACGCAGCGCGAAAAGCAGGGCAATGGCTCGTACTGGCCGGACATGAAATGGCCGATTCGGGCCCGCAAACCACCCGTCTGACCATGCTTCGTAAACTCTGCGCTTATGCCAAAGACCCCGCCAACGGCATTTGGATCGCCCCGGTAAGTGAAATCGCCGCATATGTAAAATCCGTCCGCGACACGATCAATATCCCCGAGCTCGTCGCTCCCGATGGCAGCGGTACATTATATCTGACAGCGGAAAACGGCAAGGGCGTCGGCCCCAGGATCGAGTACATGCCCCGGTGGAAGGCCTTCGGATGGTTCACGTCGGCCGATATGGTCGAATGGGAAATCGAGGTTGCTAAAACCGGCAACTACGACGTAAACCTGGAATGGTCCGTCGACGACAAGGAGGCGGGTAAGGCGTTCGTTCTGGAAGCCTCAGGCACTTCGCTTCGGGGGCAGGTAGAGAAAAGCGGCGGCTGGGAGCGTTTCAAAAGCAAGTCCGTCGGAAAGGTCCGTCTGGACGCAGGCATACAAAAGATCAAGTTCCGGCCCGACAAAGTGTTTAACAATGGCGCACTTGCGGATCTGCGGAAAATCGTACTTACGCCTGTCGACTAG
- a CDS encoding neutral/alkaline non-lysosomal ceramidase N-terminal domain-containing protein, with translation MKKHNQAAGAAQSIVTFLPVRLSAIIILFLLMMNARVPAQGFKASVVKIDITPGTPQMLLGYQARKSTGVHDKIYHRIVAMDDGRSQFFIISTDICLISPSQYDKLAERLQKEFKIDPMQVWWSATHTHSAPEVGPPGLPAVFLGERYKHDFDVPYTNLVEQRIVDGIAEARRKLAPARIAAGWGHSNANINRRAREVDGKTSLGMNPDGPVDRAIGLLRLERTDGSLMALIANYAIHGTVMSGQNLEISGDAPGVVSEYVEQKTGAPLLFINGAAGNIAPIYSVYPNPQAGRLNQFKAMLGEKIIDANKTIAAGTAEVTLRFGGITVETPRKKDLGWPADLEKYTRTTKTGENLVKLPVRFLKINEDIAIWSAPLELFCEISNDVRSQSPFPYTFYFGYTNGWLGYLLAEDEIKYGGYETTVSPYAPGAAKNLTDAVVNHLHGWLRSAK, from the coding sequence ATGAAAAAGCATAACCAGGCAGCCGGCGCCGCCCAATCCATTGTCACATTTCTTCCTGTCCGCCTTTCGGCCATAATCATTTTGTTTTTGCTGATGATGAATGCCCGCGTCCCGGCGCAGGGCTTCAAAGCCTCGGTCGTTAAAATCGACATTACACCCGGCACGCCGCAAATGCTGCTCGGTTACCAGGCGCGGAAATCAACCGGCGTCCACGACAAAATCTATCACCGCATCGTTGCGATGGACGACGGGCGCAGCCAGTTTTTTATTATATCGACGGACATCTGCCTGATTTCGCCATCCCAATACGATAAACTCGCCGAGAGGCTTCAAAAAGAGTTCAAAATCGATCCCATGCAGGTTTGGTGGTCGGCCACGCATACGCATTCCGCGCCGGAAGTGGGCCCTCCCGGCCTCCCGGCGGTATTTCTGGGCGAACGGTACAAGCATGATTTCGACGTGCCTTATACCAACCTCGTGGAACAGCGGATCGTTGACGGCATAGCCGAAGCCCGGCGCAAGCTCGCCCCGGCCCGCATTGCGGCCGGTTGGGGCCATTCGAATGCCAATATTAATCGCAGGGCCAGGGAAGTGGATGGCAAAACCAGTCTGGGAATGAACCCCGACGGCCCTGTCGACCGCGCCATTGGCCTGCTCCGGCTGGAAAGAACCGACGGAAGCCTCATGGCGCTCATAGCCAACTATGCCATACACGGAACTGTCATGAGCGGACAAAATCTGGAAATCAGCGGTGATGCGCCGGGTGTCGTATCCGAATATGTCGAACAGAAAACAGGAGCTCCGCTGCTGTTTATCAATGGGGCTGCCGGTAACATCGCACCGATTTACAGCGTTTACCCCAATCCTCAGGCGGGGCGGCTGAACCAGTTCAAGGCCATGCTTGGGGAAAAGATCATCGATGCGAATAAAACCATCGCTGCCGGTACCGCGGAAGTGACGCTGCGATTCGGCGGCATCACCGTCGAGACACCGCGCAAAAAGGACCTCGGCTGGCCGGCTGATCTGGAAAAGTATACCCGGACTACGAAAACCGGCGAAAACCTCGTGAAACTGCCCGTTCGTTTTTTGAAAATCAATGAAGACATTGCGATCTGGAGTGCGCCGTTGGAATTGTTCTGCGAGATCTCAAACGACGTCCGCAGCCAATCGCCCTTCCCCTACACTTTTTACTTTGGCTATACCAACGGCTGGCTGGGCTACCTCCTCGCCGAGGACGAAATCAAATATGGCGGGTATGAAACCACCGTGTCCCCCTATGCGCCCGGTGCTGCCAAAAACCTGACCGACGCCGTCGTCAACCATCTCCACGGCTGGCTGCGTTCGGCGAAATAG
- a CDS encoding RagB/SusD family nutrient uptake outer membrane protein, translated as MKPKIASILTRHLLMMILTGCCLACNKFLDVTPTDQIPDEGVWADTRTADLFLNNVYSGLPGPFNTFDPVENFTDNAMNGVNGQPSRVLYANSVYTASNTPNNWAQYANIRKANLFIEKVTASALDETWKKLRLAEARFLRAYYYQLLWTYHGGVPIITNTLNQNTQGENIFRPRNTDEETYKFIVDECAAIAPDLPLKAEAGRVSRVAALTLKGWCELFHASPLKNPSNEKVRWEAAAATNKQVIDLGSHSLFPDYETMFYEGNNNNQEVIFAKQYLGGTALGAGREGLQGPWIVGGVQRAYGGVDPTQELVDEYAMANGLPISDPQSGYDLQKPYVNREKRFYQSIIYDGSTWLGSEMVMKQGVGSRNATDLSNTNEATNTGYYLRKGLDPKYAVNGNHMLSSANFIIFRYAEVLLSYAEARNEASGPDASVYEAVNKVRARSELPALKAGLSQAQMRVAIQRERRVELAFEEKRWYDLIRLKAAEKNLNGTLHGIRIDQVGGKWVYTVIAAPDGSRTFYPEKNYLFPIPQSALNQNTKLTQNPNY; from the coding sequence ATGAAACCGAAAATCGCTTCTATCCTGACACGGCACCTGCTGATGATGATTTTGACGGGATGCTGTCTTGCATGCAACAAATTCCTCGATGTGACCCCCACCGACCAGATCCCGGACGAGGGCGTGTGGGCCGACACCAGGACTGCCGATCTGTTCCTGAACAACGTCTATTCCGGCCTTCCCGGTCCATTCAACACATTCGATCCGGTCGAAAACTTCACCGACAACGCCATGAACGGCGTAAACGGACAGCCGAGCCGGGTGTTGTATGCCAATTCGGTGTACACTGCCAGCAACACTCCCAACAACTGGGCACAGTATGCAAATATCCGCAAAGCCAACCTCTTCATCGAAAAGGTAACCGCATCCGCCCTGGACGAGACCTGGAAAAAACTGCGGCTGGCGGAAGCCCGCTTCCTGCGGGCTTACTACTACCAGTTGTTATGGACTTATCACGGCGGCGTACCGATCATTACCAATACCCTCAACCAGAACACGCAGGGTGAAAACATTTTCAGGCCCCGAAACACCGATGAAGAGACCTACAAATTCATTGTCGACGAATGCGCCGCCATTGCGCCCGACCTCCCGCTGAAAGCCGAAGCCGGCAGAGTTTCCAGGGTTGCTGCGCTGACGCTCAAAGGCTGGTGCGAGCTGTTCCATGCCAGTCCGTTGAAGAACCCGTCGAATGAAAAAGTCCGGTGGGAAGCCGCCGCCGCTACCAACAAACAGGTGATCGATCTCGGTTCCCACAGCCTTTTCCCCGATTACGAAACGATGTTTTATGAGGGCAATAATAATAATCAGGAGGTCATTTTTGCGAAACAGTACCTGGGCGGAACGGCTTTGGGCGCAGGCAGAGAGGGCTTGCAGGGCCCCTGGATCGTCGGCGGCGTGCAGCGTGCTTACGGCGGTGTGGATCCCACGCAGGAGCTCGTCGACGAATATGCCATGGCCAATGGCCTGCCTATCTCCGATCCGCAATCGGGCTACGACCTTCAAAAGCCTTATGTAAACCGGGAAAAGCGGTTTTACCAGTCTATTATCTATGATGGTTCGACATGGCTGGGTAGTGAAATGGTAATGAAACAAGGGGTTGGTAGCCGGAATGCAACGGATTTAAGTAATACCAACGAAGCTACGAACACCGGCTATTATCTTCGCAAAGGGCTGGACCCGAAATATGCGGTGAACGGCAATCACATGCTGAGTAGCGCCAACTTTATCATTTTCCGTTACGCCGAGGTCCTGCTCAGCTATGCGGAAGCCCGGAACGAGGCATCCGGGCCGGACGCGTCGGTATATGAAGCCGTCAACAAGGTAAGGGCACGTTCCGAGCTACCCGCATTGAAAGCAGGCCTCTCGCAGGCGCAGATGCGTGTCGCGATCCAGCGCGAACGGAGGGTCGAGCTCGCATTCGAGGAAAAGCGGTGGTATGACCTGATCAGGCTGAAAGCGGCCGAAAAAAACCTGAACGGAACGCTGCATGGCATACGCATCGATCAGGTTGGCGGCAAGTGGGTGTATACGGTAATTGCCGCGCCCGACGGTTCACGCACATTTTATCCCGAGAAAAATTACCTTTTCCCGATCCCGCAGTCGGCCTTGAACCAGAATACAAAGCTTACCCAGAACCCGAATTACTGA
- a CDS encoding OmpA family protein — protein sequence MRKNIVIVALAFLTGCKSLNSTQKGTGIGVAGGAAAGAAIGKLTGNNTAIGALIGAAVGGSAGYLIGRHMDKQAEELKQAIPDATVERVGEGINLTFNSGLLFKLNSAELSNEAKQELDKVAGILSKYDDTQILLEGHTDDTGSDEYNMKLSERRARAVSSYLESRNLPASRLNTKWYGESQPKFPNDSEANREKNRRVELAIYANEEMKKDAEKGELK from the coding sequence GTGAGAAAGAATATAGTAATAGTAGCATTGGCATTTTTAACGGGTTGCAAGAGCCTGAACAGTACTCAGAAAGGAACCGGCATCGGGGTCGCGGGCGGTGCGGCAGCCGGCGCTGCCATCGGCAAACTTACGGGAAATAATACGGCCATAGGCGCATTGATCGGAGCGGCGGTGGGTGGTTCGGCTGGCTACCTTATTGGAAGGCATATGGATAAACAGGCCGAAGAACTCAAACAAGCCATTCCCGATGCAACCGTCGAAAGGGTGGGTGAAGGCATTAACCTGACATTCAACTCCGGCCTTCTTTTCAAACTCAATTCGGCCGAGCTGAGTAACGAAGCAAAGCAGGAGCTCGACAAAGTCGCAGGTATTTTGAGCAAATACGACGATACCCAGATCCTGCTCGAAGGGCATACGGACGATACCGGTTCTGACGAATATAATATGAAACTGTCGGAGCGCCGGGCCAGGGCGGTATCTTCCTACCTCGAATCGCGGAATCTTCCTGCGTCTCGGCTCAATACCAAATGGTACGGCGAGTCGCAACCGAAATTTCCGAACGACAGCGAGGCAAACAGGGAGAAAAACCGGCGGGTGGAGCTCGCGATCTACGCCAACGAAGAGATGAAAAAGGATGCCGAAAAGGGGGAACTAAAATAG
- a CDS encoding PVC-type heme-binding CxxCH protein, which translates to MKNTKLIRILAGVAICCGIFVAATERTNEYSREVKPEDALATFELPEGFQIEMVASEPMISDPVAMEIDENGLMYVVEMHGYPLDKSGTGKVRILRDADGDGKMDKSVVFAENLVLPTGIMRWKKGVLVTDPPNVLYLEDKDGDGRADTRDTLLTGFAMSNPQHNFNNPILGIDNWIYLGHEPAVTTKTFQKEFGDRGGEILYPKMADSPRLPENGLGRGVRFRPDTKGLEVLSSYTQFGHTFDRWGRYLLVSNANPGYHEVIANRYLLRNPDLLVSQVTQTLSDHSPEVFPITKNPLHQLLTDVGVFTSACGITSYQGGLFPAPYDSVAFVAEPVSNLVHADVIRDKGASFTASRLFDKKEFLASTDSWFRPVNMYIGPDGALYVVDYYRQIIEHPEWMADNVIKSGALYNGRDMGRIYRVAPKGTPRATWSENVGLDAMTDAGLIAKLADGNIWWRRNAQRLLLDRRNQAAVPLLRAMLAGGDPKGRLHALWTLEGFGALNADDLAGALKDPEAGVIENAVRVAELHLPRSPRLKPALTALATHPNPKVRFQALLALGEIQSEDALKARETILFKDLHDPWVQVAALTSSYGNDALFAETLKRYKAGNEAYASLVQRLSTLTGVRGDAAAIRSFIRKALGPAAVHGWQAPVLRGLAESLNKKTDLSALTAEKALLLDAAFKNPKADVRQASMLLLRKTGLPAGPETRAAIKTALQTASNKNAAIEKRTEAIQFLSFENPAEHTEMLKKLVVPSEPRPVQMAALKTLGAIPDETVCLLLLERWPSLTPDVRESAIGFFTAGEKRITLLLDGLEQGKIDRASIGWPRSVSLMAQHNEALRNRARQLLTQKEGQRETVKQAYKGVMALSGNAQAGKTVFDQNCSVCHQIGGTGGVAFGPDLGTIRNRRPESIMGDILDPNFSIADGYDLWQVELSSGESVQGLISSETPSALTLSNYGGQKRVIARKDIKSLKTLGMSSMPVGLEASIDQQQMADLLAFIKNAK; encoded by the coding sequence ATGAAAAATACCAAACTGATACGCATTTTGGCGGGTGTGGCGATTTGCTGCGGCATTTTCGTTGCGGCGACAGAGCGGACAAATGAATATTCCCGCGAGGTGAAGCCGGAAGACGCGCTTGCCACTTTCGAGCTTCCCGAAGGTTTCCAGATTGAAATGGTTGCAAGCGAACCGATGATCTCGGACCCGGTAGCAATGGAAATCGACGAGAACGGGCTCATGTACGTGGTCGAAATGCACGGCTATCCGCTCGACAAAAGCGGTACCGGCAAAGTCCGCATCCTGCGCGATGCCGATGGTGACGGAAAAATGGACAAATCCGTCGTTTTCGCCGAGAATCTGGTGCTTCCGACGGGCATTATGCGCTGGAAGAAAGGCGTGCTCGTCACCGATCCGCCCAATGTGCTTTATCTGGAAGACAAAGACGGCGACGGCCGGGCGGATACCCGTGACACACTCCTGACGGGCTTCGCGATGTCAAACCCGCAGCACAACTTCAACAACCCGATCCTGGGTATCGATAACTGGATATATCTCGGCCATGAGCCTGCTGTGACCACCAAAACGTTTCAAAAGGAATTCGGCGATCGCGGCGGGGAAATCTTATACCCAAAAATGGCGGATAGCCCCCGGTTACCTGAAAATGGCCTGGGGCGAGGCGTACGTTTCCGTCCCGACACAAAGGGGCTGGAAGTATTGAGCAGCTACACGCAGTTTGGCCACACGTTCGATCGATGGGGACGTTACCTGCTCGTAAGCAATGCGAATCCGGGTTATCACGAAGTAATCGCCAACCGTTACCTTCTGCGAAACCCCGATCTGCTGGTTTCACAGGTGACGCAAACGTTGTCGGACCATTCCCCGGAGGTATTTCCCATTACTAAAAACCCGCTCCACCAGCTACTCACCGATGTCGGCGTTTTTACTTCCGCCTGCGGTATAACCAGCTACCAGGGCGGATTGTTTCCGGCTCCCTACGACAGCGTGGCATTTGTGGCCGAACCGGTCAGCAATCTGGTACATGCCGACGTTATCCGGGACAAAGGCGCGAGTTTTACGGCGAGCCGCCTATTTGACAAGAAAGAATTTCTCGCTTCGACCGATTCCTGGTTCAGGCCGGTAAATATGTATATCGGCCCCGATGGCGCCTTGTATGTCGTGGACTATTACCGACAGATTATCGAACACCCCGAATGGATGGCCGACAATGTGATAAAATCGGGAGCGCTTTACAATGGCCGCGACATGGGCCGCATTTACCGCGTTGCGCCCAAAGGTACACCCCGGGCGACATGGTCCGAAAACGTCGGCCTCGATGCGATGACCGACGCCGGGCTGATCGCGAAGCTGGCCGACGGGAACATCTGGTGGCGCCGTAATGCACAGCGCCTGCTGCTCGACCGTCGTAACCAGGCCGCGGTGCCGCTGCTGCGGGCGATGCTCGCCGGTGGCGACCCAAAGGGGCGGTTGCATGCGTTATGGACCCTCGAAGGCTTCGGAGCGCTGAATGCCGACGATCTGGCGGGCGCGCTTAAAGATCCCGAGGCGGGCGTAATCGAAAACGCTGTAAGAGTTGCGGAGCTTCATCTGCCGCGTTCCCCCCGGCTGAAACCGGCACTGACGGCACTCGCCACCCATCCGAATCCGAAAGTCCGTTTCCAGGCACTGCTGGCATTGGGGGAAATCCAGTCGGAAGATGCGTTGAAAGCCCGTGAAACCATTCTTTTCAAAGACCTGCACGACCCTTGGGTACAGGTTGCGGCACTCACTTCCAGCTACGGGAACGATGCCCTGTTTGCAGAAACTTTGAAACGCTACAAAGCCGGAAACGAAGCTTATGCCTCCCTCGTGCAGCGCCTGAGCACATTGACGGGCGTGCGTGGCGACGCCGCGGCGATACGCTCGTTTATACGGAAGGCATTGGGGCCCGCGGCGGTTCATGGCTGGCAGGCACCGGTATTACGCGGATTAGCCGAAAGTCTGAACAAAAAAACAGACCTTAGCGCACTCACAGCCGAAAAGGCGCTATTGCTCGATGCGGCATTTAAAAACCCGAAGGCGGACGTAAGGCAAGCAAGCATGCTTCTGCTGCGAAAAACCGGCCTCCCTGCCGGTCCCGAAACCCGGGCGGCCATTAAGACCGCCCTGCAAACGGCGTCGAACAAAAACGCAGCCATCGAAAAACGGACGGAAGCCATTCAGTTTCTTTCCTTCGAAAATCCTGCCGAACATACGGAAATGCTGAAAAAACTGGTGGTACCGAGCGAACCGCGCCCTGTACAAATGGCTGCGTTGAAAACCCTGGGCGCGATACCCGACGAAACCGTATGCCTGCTGCTTCTGGAAAGATGGCCGTCGCTGACGCCCGATGTACGGGAATCGGCGATCGGGTTCTTTACTGCCGGCGAAAAACGCATTACGCTCCTGCTCGATGGCCTCGAACAAGGCAAGATAGACCGTGCGAGCATTGGATGGCCCCGCAGCGTTTCGCTGATGGCACAGCATAACGAGGCGCTCCGCAACCGCGCCCGACAGCTGCTGACGCAAAAAGAAGGTCAGCGCGAAACGGTAAAACAAGCCTACAAAGGCGTTATGGCCCTGTCGGGAAACGCTCAGGCAGGCAAAACCGTTTTCGATCAAAATTGCTCAGTGTGCCACCAGATCGGTGGTACCGGTGGCGTGGCATTCGGCCCCGACCTCGGTACGATCCGCAACCGCCGCCCCGAATCGATCATGGGCGACATCCTCGACCCGAATTTTTCCATTGCCGACGGTTACGACCTCTGGCAGGTCGAACTCAGCTCCGGCGAATCGGTACAGGGACTGATATCGAGCGAAACACCCTCCGCCCTTACACTTTCCAACTATGGCGGGCAAAAACGGGTAATCGCCCGCAAGGACATCAAATCACTGAAAACACTGGGCATGTCGAGCATGCCGGTAGGGCTCGAAGCGTCGATCGATCAGCAGCAAATGGCCGATTTACTTGCCTTCATTAAAAACGCAAAATAA